Proteins encoded together in one Mastomys coucha isolate ucsf_1 unplaced genomic scaffold, UCSF_Mcou_1 pScaffold16, whole genome shotgun sequence window:
- the LOC116093606 gene encoding glutathione S-transferase Mu 1 isoform X2 — MPMTLGYWDIRGLAHAIRLLLEYTDSSYEEKRYTMGDAPDYDRSQWLSEKFKLGLDFPNLPYLIDGSHKITQSNAILRYIARKHNLCGETEEEKIRVDILENQAMDVSNQLARVCYSPDFEKLKAEYLEQLPGMMKLFSQFLGKQSWFVGEKITFVDFLAYDILDLHLIFEPTCLDAFPNLKDFVARFEGLKKISAYMKTSRFLRTPLYTRVATWGNK, encoded by the exons ATGCCTATGACCCTGGGTTACTGGGACATCCGTGGG ctgGCTCACGCAATTCGGCTACTCCTGGAATACACGGACTCAAGCTATGAGGAGAAGAGATACACCATGGGGGACG CTCCTGACTATGACAGAAGCCAGTGGCTGAGTGAGAAATTCAAACTGGGCCTGGACTTTCCCAAT TTGCCCTACTTAATTGATGGGTCACACAAGATCACCCAGAGCAATGCCATCCTGCGCTATATTGCCCGCAAGCACAACTTGT gtggggagacagaagaagagaagattCGTGTGGACATTTTGGAGAACCAGGCTATGGATGTCTCCAATCAGCTGGCTAGAGTCTGTTACAGCCCAGACTTC GAGAAACTGAAGGCGGAATACTTGGAGCAGCTCCCTGGAATGATGAAGCTCTTCTCACAGTTCCTGGGCAAGCAGTCATGGTTTGTGGGTGAAAAG ATTACTTTTGTAGATTTCCTTGCTTACGATATCCTGGACCTGCACCTTATATTCGAACCCACGTGCCTGGATGCCTTCCCAAACCTGAAGGACTTTGTGGCCCGCTTTGAG GGACTGAAGAAGATCTCTGCTTACATGAAGACCAGCCGCTTCCTCCGAACACCCCTGTATACAAGGGTGGCCACTTGGGGCAATAAGTAG
- the LOC116093606 gene encoding glutathione S-transferase Mu 1 isoform X1: MTTLDPLSVGRSTLLRLAHAIRLLLEYTDSSYEEKRYTMGDAPDYDRSQWLSEKFKLGLDFPNLPYLIDGSHKITQSNAILRYIARKHNLCGETEEEKIRVDILENQAMDVSNQLARVCYSPDFEKLKAEYLEQLPGMMKLFSQFLGKQSWFVGEKITFVDFLAYDILDLHLIFEPTCLDAFPNLKDFVARFEGLKKISAYMKTSRFLRTPLYTRVATWGNK; this comes from the exons ATGACCACACTGGACCCCTTGTCAgtaggcagatcaactttacttagg ctgGCTCACGCAATTCGGCTACTCCTGGAATACACGGACTCAAGCTATGAGGAGAAGAGATACACCATGGGGGACG CTCCTGACTATGACAGAAGCCAGTGGCTGAGTGAGAAATTCAAACTGGGCCTGGACTTTCCCAAT TTGCCCTACTTAATTGATGGGTCACACAAGATCACCCAGAGCAATGCCATCCTGCGCTATATTGCCCGCAAGCACAACTTGT gtggggagacagaagaagagaagattCGTGTGGACATTTTGGAGAACCAGGCTATGGATGTCTCCAATCAGCTGGCTAGAGTCTGTTACAGCCCAGACTTC GAGAAACTGAAGGCGGAATACTTGGAGCAGCTCCCTGGAATGATGAAGCTCTTCTCACAGTTCCTGGGCAAGCAGTCATGGTTTGTGGGTGAAAAG ATTACTTTTGTAGATTTCCTTGCTTACGATATCCTGGACCTGCACCTTATATTCGAACCCACGTGCCTGGATGCCTTCCCAAACCTGAAGGACTTTGTGGCCCGCTTTGAG GGACTGAAGAAGATCTCTGCTTACATGAAGACCAGCCGCTTCCTCCGAACACCCCTGTATACAAGGGTGGCCACTTGGGGCAATAAGTAG
- the LOC116093606 gene encoding glutathione S-transferase Mu 4 isoform X3, with the protein MGDAPDYDRSQWLSEKFKLGLDFPNLPYLIDGSHKITQSNAILRYIARKHNLCGETEEEKIRVDILENQAMDVSNQLARVCYSPDFEKLKAEYLEQLPGMMKLFSQFLGKQSWFVGEKITFVDFLAYDILDLHLIFEPTCLDAFPNLKDFVARFEGLKKISAYMKTSRFLRTPLYTRVATWGNK; encoded by the exons ATGGGGGACG CTCCTGACTATGACAGAAGCCAGTGGCTGAGTGAGAAATTCAAACTGGGCCTGGACTTTCCCAAT TTGCCCTACTTAATTGATGGGTCACACAAGATCACCCAGAGCAATGCCATCCTGCGCTATATTGCCCGCAAGCACAACTTGT gtggggagacagaagaagagaagattCGTGTGGACATTTTGGAGAACCAGGCTATGGATGTCTCCAATCAGCTGGCTAGAGTCTGTTACAGCCCAGACTTC GAGAAACTGAAGGCGGAATACTTGGAGCAGCTCCCTGGAATGATGAAGCTCTTCTCACAGTTCCTGGGCAAGCAGTCATGGTTTGTGGGTGAAAAG ATTACTTTTGTAGATTTCCTTGCTTACGATATCCTGGACCTGCACCTTATATTCGAACCCACGTGCCTGGATGCCTTCCCAAACCTGAAGGACTTTGTGGCCCGCTTTGAG GGACTGAAGAAGATCTCTGCTTACATGAAGACCAGCCGCTTCCTCCGAACACCCCTGTATACAAGGGTGGCCACTTGGGGCAATAAGTAG